ATGTCTAAGATGGCTATAAGTGATACTCCTACGATCGTTGTTGATGCGAAGTAAGTTCTCCTTGCAAGGTACACTCATATTTCTTGTACCTACTGTACTTTTTTCAGGCATGAGGCAGAGAAAAGTTTATATGAAGAAAGTACATCTTATATAACGTCTAAGATGGCTATAAGTGATACTCCTACGATCGTCGTTGATGCGAAGTAAGTTCTCCTTGCAAGGTACACTCATATTTCTTGTACCAACTGTACTTTTTTCAGGCATGAGGCAGAGAAAAGTTTATATGAAGAAAGTACATCTTATATAACGTCTAAGATGGCTATAAGTGATACTCCTACGATCGTCGTTGATGCGAAGTAAGTTCTCCTTGCAAGGTACACTCATATTTCTTGTACCAACTGTACTTTTTTCAGGCATGAGGCAGAGAAAAGTTTATATGAAGAAGTACATCTTATATAACGTCTAAGATGGCTATAAGTGATACTCCTACGATCGTTGTTGATGCGAAGTAAGTTCTCCTTGCAAGGTACACTCATATTTCTTGTACCTACTGTACTTTTTTCAGGCATGAGGCAGAGAAAAGTTTATATGAAGATTCTATATCTGATATAACGTCTAAGATGGCTATAATTGATACTTCTACGATCGTTGTTGATGCGAAGTAAGTTCTCCTTGCAGGGTACACTCATATTTCTTGTACCTACTGTACTTTTTTCAGGCATGAGGCAGAGAAAAGTTTATATGAAGAAAGTACATCTTATATAACGTCTAAGATGGCTATAAGTGATACTCCTACGATCGTTGTTGATGCGAAGTAAGTTCTCCTTGCAAGGTACACTCATATTTCTTGTACCTACTGTACTTTTTTCAGGCATGAGGCAGAGAAAAGTTTATATGAAGAAAGTACATCTTATATAACGTCTAAGATGGCTATAAGTGATACTCCTACGATCGTTGTTGACGCGAAGTAAGTTCTCCTTGCAAGACACACTCATATTTCTTGTACCTACTGTACTTTTTTCAGACATGAGGCTGAGAAAAGTTTATCTGAAGATTCTATATCTGATATAACGTCTAAGATGGCTATAATTGATACTTCTACGATCGTTGTTGATGCGAAGTAAGTTCTCCTTGCAGGGTATACTCATTTTTCTTGTACCTACTGTACTTTTTCCAGAGATGAGGCTGAGAAAAGTTTATCTGAAGATTCTATTTCTGATATAATGTCTAAGATGGCTATAAGTGATACTCCTACGATCGTTGTTGACGCGAAGTAAGTTCTCCTTGCAGGGTACACTCATTTTTCTTGTACCTACTGTACTTTTTCCAGAGATGAGGCTGAAAAAAATGTATCTGAAGATTCTATTTCTGATGTAACGTCTAAGATGGCTATAAGTGATACTCCTACGATCGTCGTTGATGCGAAGTAAGTTCTCCTTGCAAGGTACACTCATATTTCTTGTACCTACTGTACTTTTTTCAGGCATGAGGCAGAGAAAAGTTTATATGAAGAAAGTACATCTTATATAACGTCTAAGATGGCTATAAGTGATACTCCTACGATCGTTGTTGACGCGAAGTAAGTTCTCCTTGCAAGACACACTCATATTTTTTGTACCTACTGTACTTTTTTCAGACATGAGGCTGAGAAAAGTTTATCTGAAGATTCTATTTCTGATGTAACGTCTAAGATGGCTATAAGTGATACTCCTACGATCGTCGTTGATGCGAAGTAAGTTCTCCTTGCAAGGTACACTCATTTTTCTTGTACCTACTGTACTATTTTCAGGGATGAGGCTGAGAAAAGTGGGTCTCAGGAGGTCATATCTGATACAACGACCCAGACGGACCAGATAAGTGACTCTTCTAAGATCGTTGTGGATGTGGAGTAAGTTCTACAAGGTACGATCATATTCGGGTGTGACCCATGGACCTCTTTTCAGGAATGAGGCCGAGAAAAGTGTGTCTCACGTGTGCAAAACGTATTTGACGACCCAGATGGCTGTCGATGACTCCCTAGAGATCGACTGCAGTAGGAAGTGAGTTCTCCAATGTACTTTACTTTCGCTTTCCTTAGTCTAATTTCTCCAGTGCCGAGGCGGAGGACAGCGTAGATCAGTGGCCACAGAAAGACACATCTGTTGCGGTTACATTCGTGGAGCCCAAGACTGTTGACACAGATGATAAGGGACCTGAAGCTGAAGAGCAAGTGCCCAATATTGAGGAGCCTGTCGATACGTGGGGCCTGCTCACGGGTCTACAAAACCATAAGACTGTCGCCAGTGAGTCGGATAAGGTCAAAAAGCAAGTGGGGTCGAACTCTTATCGCTCCGGACAGCTTCCCGTGTTTATGTGGGACTCCAGCTCGGAGGAGGACGAATCCGTAAAGCCTCACGTGGATATTAATTACGAAAATATCTTTGAGGACGTGAGCAAGCTGAGCGCGGTGGAAAAGCATCTGCAGCTGCTGTACAGACCCTTCAGCTGTGTGATCGAGATGATCTGCCGGTTCAACATCTTCGAGCTGTGCATCCTGATCTCTGACTCCAGCTACGATCCGGGCTGCCATCCCTCGGTCTCGGTCCGCACCGTCAATCCCACTGGCCTGGTCAAGATCTATGCGGGCGGCAAGATGGTGTCCACCGCCTTGACCGCCGAGTCGGCTCTGACCTGTCTGTTCAAGGTGGTGCGGATGGTGGAGGAGTTGGACTTCAAGATGGACGTGAATAACCTCAGTCAGAACATCGTCCACGCCTCCTTCTGCATGCCCTTCAGCCTGGACCTGGACCGTCTTTACGAGCAGCATACCACGAAGGTGACCCGCAACTGTCGCGCTCGGCCCTTCATCACCTACAGCACCGAGGGGGAGGACATAGTCTTTGCTGTCTTTCCCAGCGGCTTCGTCCTGGTCCTGCACTCGACCAAGCACTCGAAAACCCGGGCCGCCATCGCCGCCCTCCTGCCGATCCTGGCCCAGTACAAGGACGGATCCACGAAGCAGTCCGAGAAGCAGGGACGCGTCTGCGGCGACGTTTCCTTCAAGCTGTTGTGGGAGCACAGGCTCGAGCAGGACAAGGATAGCCAGCTCCTCTACTCCTAGAATACCCCCCGCCCCCCAACCGCTCTCCTGCTCCCCGATCATAGGTTGGGATctcgtttgttttgtttaatttcatttttgtGCTCTGAAATACCGTGAACATTTGTCATAAACCAAAGTTCCGCACGTGCACTGTTTACACTTTCGAGTTGTGAAACTTGTTTAAATACGTGATTTATTTACCAGCCAGCTGCTCCAGCTACATCCAGCTACAGCTGCTCTACCGACCACCGAGCAGCACTATAGGATAGGGCTAGGCCTGGTCCAGGCCCGGAGTCGCCTCAGACATCACCCGGCCAAAGTTGCGCCCAAACACACAGAACAACAAACAAATTGCTGGAGAAGTTACCACTGGTTTCTGGGCGGCAACTGGGAGCTGCAACAGGCGCATACATAAATAACGAAACATTTTCGCATTCTTGCCGCAACTTTCCAGGCAGGATGTCACATTATGCGGAACAAGTTGCTGGAGGGAAGACCTCGAATACATTTCCGACGTGCTGAGAGCACCTACCCGAATGGCTCTGAACTTTCCGCATAAAACTGTGACAGGAAGTCCCATTTTTTGTATTCACAAATCTGCTATGCGTAATTACTGGAGTTACATTTTTCAATATTATGGTTTCCGCTCATACGAATGAGTCTTCCCTGAGATCCACTTTCAAGCGATCTAGAGCTAGAACTAAATGGTGTTTTAGGCGCTGCAAACATTTGGGAAAGACCGAAGGCTCTTCCTTTGGCAGCAGTTCAGGAAAACCGATGATCCTACTGCCCTAAAAGCTCCTAAACTATATGAATGGGATAAAAAGAGTGGATTTTTGACTCTATAAAAAGACCATCACTATATATTTCTTCATTAAGTCCACGAGTGAGTGCACAATTTCGCTCAGAAGTTGCCGAAAGTTGCCCCCAGCAAAGAACTACTCGTATAAAGTGCCTTTGGATATCACCGATACACAGTACAAATGAACCAAAAAATCCGACGGCTCTATCTCTTTCAAGTTGAGGTTTTAAACTTGGTTGCCCACGGGCACTTATTGGCCAAAAATGAGCTGGGAAAAAGCCACCAGAAGGGGGGAAAAACTACAGATATGATGCAGAAATCGATGGCGATGAGCTGATGTTGTGGCAATCCGGGGAATCCGATTAAAAAGTTGCACCATCAAAGTTTAAGAAAGGAGATGAAAACAGGGACGGAGGGAGGGGAGATACGTTCCATGAATTATGCATTTTTGCCCAAGGACTTTTTGCTTCAAAGCTACAAATTATCCAGCTTGCCGGCCAACGAAAAGGGTTGCGGCTGCCTTTGAAGATTAGGCAACTCTGGCCGTGGGGCACTGGCATTCTGACTGTTTTCGCATTTATAAGTGAACACCGACTGCATAAACGTGAGGGACAGCCTGAATTCGAAGTGCTCCCCACAAAGATTCTGGGGGAAAAACCAGACCACTTTCTGGAGGGAGAAAAGGAAAATCTCCCATAAAGATTTTAAAACAGTGGCAACTGTCTTCTGGCGGTTAACCTCGCCCACAAAGGTGTCGCAAATGGACTTTTGCAATTTTAATAATTGCTCAGAGTGGCAAACTGGTTCGTTAACCATCAACGGGCTGGCTGGCCCACAGCCGGAAAGACTTTTTGCATATTTAACAAGCCGgaatttaaatgaaaattaatCCCACTCCaggagctgcagctgcaaTCCTCAGTACCGTGCCGCAAATGTGTTTGCTTTGAAAAACGAAAGACCAAACAAATTATTCCGTGTGCATATGGGATTGCCCGTTTGCTCCTCTGTTCTGCAGTAAAGGTTTTAATCAGCCCTCACAAGACGGCCCAAAAAGGATCTAAATAAATCAAACGGTTTTGTTGGGACTTGAAGCCAACTAATTCTGGTTTTTTGTCCCATATGTTAACTCCATCACCGAAAGGCCAAGAATGGGGATATATTAGTTTTGTgtagatgtgtgtaacatcAAAAAATGTTTGTATTGTGTAATCGATAAGCATCTATAGACGATTCCACAGAGATATGTCTCTCTGAACATCTGTCCACCCTTGCCTTGGTGAGTGCCTTtatctcagagactatcaACGCTAGAGCGACCGAATTTTGCATCCAGTCTCCTGAGATATCACACTGAAACAAGTTTTTTCTCAAAATCTTGCCACTACCTCCATAGGGCCTCCACACAGGATGAAAATCGGTGGCATCCACATGAAAAATCGGAGAAAACTGGCGGAGGGAAGCGCTTGGTATTGGTGTGGGAAGAGAGAGACAGTAGCGGAGAAATGGAAATAGATTAACGGAGTGCAAGATCTAACTATCGGTCCTGGTGCCTTTCTTTCTCTCTATGGGAAAAGCGCATCTCTCATGACAAGTGCGGTCTGCGTTGGCTGTCCTACCAATTAAACACCTTCCCCACAGGGGAACCCAACGAAAACGATACCaaaagacagacagagagatatattaaatatattaaaagaGTTCCATAAATCATAAGATTACATATAAACGGACAGAGCATCGGGTATACAAGTAGAGCTCTCGTTTTTGATGAACCAAAGATCTAGAAAACTGTGGGAAAAATACACAGCTTGCCCGAATCCCAGATGTGATTACAGGTGTCCATACCACAGACAATTTGTTAACctgcaaaaacaacaaaagcaaacatCGAAAGAGATTTTCGCAATTATACGGACTTTTTCCCTGTTCCATTCTGTGGAAAATTGGCAATTAGGCCTTGCTCGTCTCTAGCAAGAGAATGGCTAGAATGCAGGCAATGATTATTGGAAATTTTCTTCGGCACATGCCGGGCAGAACAAGTCCTCGTCCTCTGTCAATAGTCGTATCCTTGGGATTGGGGGCGAATACATAAATCTAAAATTCAAAGCGCCAATAAATTTTCATTTTGATAAACCCCCGTAAGCCTTTTCATGGCCAAAAACAAACTTCTGTGATTTATGAAGTTCTCGGCCACTTCCCTGCTCCTTGGGCAATAAAACACGCAGACTCGTCAGAGCCATCTATGAACACGATACGAAACTTTTGCCCCATGTCCCATGTCCCATTTCCCATCCCGTGCTCATAAGTATTCACATTTTAAAGACTCCATGCGCGCAAATAAAAAAGATACATATAATATTCACTAATGTTTATGGGGCGAAAGAGTGCTCTTTGCTGGCCATAAAAACGGAAAGTTCTCAAGTGTCAAAACAAATTACTTTTTAGTGTTCCTAAAAGCAAAGTGGGCTACCATAAAAGTTATTACAATAAAAACTGTTCATCTGTTAATACAATTTCCATGGAAAATCATCGATTTCAATTACAATATCGTTTGAGAGTCGAGTCGCCGGCCATGGGGCCACAGCTTGCGCTGATGTAAATCCATAAACAGAACAGAGACATGCTCGTCCCCTCTCAGATATTGCTGTATTGCTTTTCGCATGTGGTGGAGCACCAGGGGGGCGGCACGGGGCACATGTCATCAGGCCTGACATCTGCGTCAGCTGGCGATCAAAGTCAAATTAAATTGAAACAATTTTGTGACATCACGTCGGCCCCGGGCCCCCGGCCCCCTCTTCTAGTACTCATTTTCCTCTAAACAAAAAGACTTTTCTGCTTATGCCAATTATGGCAAGAACTCGGAAACGTGACCAATATGTGGGAATAATTTTCGGCGGCATTATTTTAGGGCTTAGAGAAGTCTCCCTGGCAACTGGCCAAAATTTAATGGCGCCACTAATGCCAAAGGGGAGCACCATAATATGCATgtgaaaaaggaaacaagcTTTTACCATAATGCGGTTTTGTGCGGATAATATAATGGTAAATTGCGTTTCAACCTGGATTTTCCACAGGAAAAACCAGCGAATGCTGGGCTAATCCATGGATTAGCTCGAAATGTATTCACAGACGCATTTATCTAATTTGCATTTACATTAATCGATTGACTTGGTGTTCCATTCATTTATTAATGTGTTAATTACTTTCATTAGTGGTCTGGCCACCACTGCGTATGCGCGATATCAAGCGCGGCATCAGTTGTTCGGCGAAGGCCGCATGGAAGCTTCGACCTGCGACGGAGGACATTACAAATATTACAAAACTATTTTTGAAAGGAATTTCCCAATGATTTCTACAAAGATTTGGCTGTTTTCTCCCACAGTTTAAAAAATGTTTCCGCTGGATAAAGAGATTCCGTATGTCCACCTCTACTACATTGGCAGGTACTACCTTCAGGTAGCTCCACGGGATTGTCGCGTTGCCGATGTCCCTCGTGGTCACCTTACGACTGCTGTTCTTGACGCACAGCTCAGCCCACAGTTCTCTCTGTATTTCAATAGGTACTTAATCCAGAACTTCAGCTGAGTCGCCTAGTCCTTAGAAGCTTTGGCGATGAACATTTTTGCTCCAAAGATTCCATAGTGTGGCTTTCGGTGCAGTCCAACACATCTGGGCGAGGTAGATGTCCCACAACAAGCGCCTTTTTATGATATTTCAGATACCCCACGCTCCATGGTTTGATCTCTTCTATGGCTCCTACTTTCTCTATTGGCTGCTTCTGCGTCTGGACAGATGTGCACTGTCTTTGTTATATATTCACAAATGAAAGTTATACACTTACAGGTGTCTGGTGCATGGCTTAGGGTATCCTCAGCGCTCTTTACTGGTGTATTACGGGCGGCTCTTGGACAAGTTGGGAGCCTGCTTCTTCGATTTACCACTCCTTGACCTAGCCAGCGATCGATTCAATCGATTTAAGCTCGAATCTTATGGGAAGATCTACCCCATCATTTGCTACTCCGTAAATTTTCCAGGCCTTTGAGCAGTAAGGCTAGTTGATATAAAAGTGAATAAATATCCAGAATTACTGGGAACTGCATGCAGAAACACTCACCCTTCCTATTGGCAACTTTCTCTGGTGTAAAAGCTCGATATGCGACCGGGTGCTGGTGATGGATGTCTTCATCAAAGCCACGACCTATCTGCCGTATTTGATCAGAGGGGACTCCAGCTTTAGTGAGTTTTAGCTGAGTCACTTAATAATTATAAATGGAACGTAGAACCCACTCCGACATGACAGTTACAATCGTTCCACTGATGAATAGTTGCCTCGAGTGCATCGAGTGTCGTTCACAACAATCACTTCCAGTTCTGACTACAGTATGAACTCATTCGAGTGTCTCACGCGACGTTGTCTGGCCGGAGTGTTCTGGCTAATGGGGCTAGTGCCGCTGCCCCCCAGCTCCCAGCCCTGCTCCCTGCTGCTGTCCTTGGCGATTCGCTGCTGTTGGATTGTGTACCTCGTATACCTGCTGGCAGTCGGCATCGGCTTCTGGTCGGTGGCCACGGAGAGTGTGGGCAATGTCGTGGGCACAATGCTCTTCATGGGCAGCACCGTTTTGggtctgctgctcctcctggagAGCGTGCTGAAGCAGAAGACCCACGGACAGCTGGAGGACCTGCGCTTCCAGTCgcagctccagctgcagcGCCTCGGGAGGTTCGGACGAGGACGCCAAGCCGCGTACCTGCTGCCTCTGATTGGGACCCAGTTCGTCTGCGATCTGGTGAGAGTCCTGATCAGCGCCGAAGTCGGGACAATGATATCCCCAGTGTTCTTGATCTCCCTGCCGCTCATGTGGCTGCTGCGCCTCCGCTACGTGCAGCTGGTGCAGCACGTGATGGATCTCAACCATCGCTCGCTCCAGCTGCGCCGCTCCCTGCTCGCCCTGGCCACGGGCAACGACCTCTGGCAGCCGTACGGCGTCCAGGAGTGGGCCCAGCTGCAGACCCTCCGGAAGACCTACCAACGCATCTTCGAGTGCTACGAGGTGCTTAGCGACTGCTACGGCTGGGGCATGCTGGGGCTGCACCTGGCGACCAGCTTCGAGTTTGTGACCAACGCCTATTGGATGCTCACGGGACTGTACGAGGAGCAGAACCTCTTGATCCTCACCTTCAACGGAGCCACCGCCGTGGACTTTGGCACGCCCATAGCCACTCTCTCGTGGTACGGCGATGCGGGGGCCGAAAATGTAAGTACACAGCTTGTAGTCTCTACCAATTAACACTGACAATGATGGATCTGATTTGTACGCCACTTGAGTGCCTAGCGAAGGGCTTGACTCGTGTCAGTAGTCATGTTTCCCTTGAGCAGAAAGCAAGCTTTCGCGCGAGTGGTCCTCAGGTTTCTCCACCTGGCGCTCTCCGCACTGGGCCTCAGATCCAGGCGACACAGTCGGCCTGTCCAGTGGCTTCagttctgctgctggctgtgctGGTACACAGCGATTTGGGCCCTGACTCTGCACAGAGCCACCCGGACCGAGGACTGCGATCTGGACTGTGTCCTGCGCTATGTCCTGCTCGTGTGTGAGACCGGGTCGCATGCCATTATCGTGACGAACAGCTTCCTGCAGCAGGACGACTCTGACTCGCTCGAGTGCTGTGATCCTGTGGTGGGTGTCACTGTAGTGGGCCTCCTGGTGCCCATCGTTGGAGCTCAGTACTTGGTGTGCTCCAATCTGGACAAGTTCTCGGCGAGAGTGATCTCGTATTACTGGAAGACACTGCCCAGCTTCCTGGGCCTGCAGTTCCAGATCATAGCATTCATCGCACAGGTCATGTATGTGAATCTGCGCGTCCGCCTGGCCCGTCGCCAGTTGCAGGCTCTGGCCCGGGAGCTGGCTTGTAGCTGGCCCCAGAGCAAGCTGCAGGCCATGTATCTGGACCATCAGACGGCTCGGTTAGTTGACCTGAAGCGGCGCTACAACGAGCTCTACCATTTGTACTCCCGCATCAACGAGAGATTTGGCTGCAGTCTGCTGATCATCTTCATTGTTTTCTTCGCGGGGTTCGTGTGCAACGCCTACTGGCTGTTCATCGATCTGCGGACCACGCCCTCTGGGCTGTATCCCATCTTGCAGAACTTGGGCTTCATCGTCAATGTGGCCCTTCAGATGTCGGCCGCCTGCTGGCACTGCCAGCAGAGCTACAACCTTGTGAGGCTCTATCCTCCCGACTTCTCCGTCTACTTACTTTCCTAACACCATCGTTTCAGGGTCGCGAGATCGGTTGTCTCATCTCCAAGCTGGTGAAGCCGCTGGGCAGCAGGCGCTACAACCATCTGGTCAGTGAGTTCTCCCTGCAGACGCTGCACCAGCGCTTTGTGGTCACCGCCAAGGACTTCTTCAGCCTCAATCTGCATCTGCTGAGTAGTGTAAGCGAATGGCCGCCATCGAGTGGGGGAGTGATGAGGCTTCAATCAATCCATTTCAGATGTTTGCAGCCGTCGTCACTTACTTGGTCATTCTCATACAGTTTATGTTTGCGGAGAGGAGTGCCAATGCGTATCCGGGATAGTGGATAGCAGAGGAGCGATGCTGGATTCCGCGAACAATCGTTTGGTAATTGTGGGATGGCAAACcgcaaataaataattaaatgcATAGAAACCATTAAAAACTTAGATGCAGATGCTTATAAGATTAgaaaaatacatttttgagCTCCCGCTGAATGCctataatatataaatatatatcttATGATTAAGCCAATTAATACAATATATTCCTGCACTCCGTCTATCCCATTTCCTCTCTGTATAAAAATTAAACATTAGGCGAAGTTTCTAATCAATTTTAAGAACTATTTGCATACATCCCACAAGAATTGAAAGCTTAAACAAACAATCCTCGAGCGAGCAGTGTTGAAAAACACTAAGAGACACCAAAAGTGCCGGAATAAGCAAAAATGAAACGCTATCATAAGTTCCTAATCAATTATAAAAGTTATTTGCACACATCCCTCATGGCAGGGCATCCCATCCCACACGTCACTGAAATCAGACAAACTTAAACAATCCATCCCAGAGCAGTGTTGGGAAGCGGCAGGAACATCGCGATGCCGACTAGCTTTGTCATAGTTGCCTCTGTGGCCCTAATTATTTATGCCGCCCACGCCGCAGTCCCCTCTCCCCAGTCCGGGTCGGAGCCGGAGTCGGGGccgggtgtgggtgtgggtatGGCCTGGGCGAAAAGTTAGATTGCGCAAAGTTTTATCTTCGCTTTCTTAAGCGCATTTTACAAGGAGGAGGCGGGCAGAACTACTTCACGCATATTAAACTGACATTTCACAAGCAGAAAACTTTTTCTAATATGCAAATTCATGCCGAATACCATGGAAGGGATAAAGCTGAGGCAGAggcacaggcagaggcaggagCACATCCTTGAATTAACACGTGCGAGTTCGCATTAATTTGTGTAAACTGGTGTTGGAACtgttcgggttcgggttcgggttaGGTTTTTCGCATGTGTTCGAGCGGCCCCCACCCGAAGAGCAGTTTTTGTCGTTAGCTATGCAAATGCCGAGGCATGTAAATATTATTTACCACACTGGCAGATGCTCAAGATGCTCGAGATGTAACTGTGCCGGCACTTGTGGCCCAAAATTAACATAGAACAACTGAAACAGTCgcctataaatatttatgaggCTCCTCGATTAGCACTCGTTTTAGCCAGCCAGCGACTACTTCTAGGTAATCGTTGGAAGGGGGTTTCATAAGCCTGGCCTGTACCCCTGGAACCCCTCGGTTCTACGAATCGattattatatttaaaaaGATGAGAATCGCTTAGGCTGATAATATTTTTAATACCTCTAATATTCTATTTATTGCAGGACCATCCCCAAGCCTCGGAATAACTGCCATGGAGTCCACTGGAAATGTTACCCATACAGTAAGACGATTTCTAATTTATTTACTATATTTATGATCAGCCTGCGGAATCCTCAAGATGTTAGAAAGCAGGCTGATTAATCCCTTACCACGATCTTCAACCCGTGATCCATCACCCAGAAGCGTGTCAATCCCTCTGCTTGTACGTTGAAACCTTTTCCAGCCAAAAATAAAGTAAAATGTAGCAACCTTTCAAGTAATTTTTAATGGGTCTTCAGTGGATAAAATCCCAAAATCAAAATCACTTTTGATCGATGGCAAGTTTTCCAATCGAAAGCAAGTCTTGTCCACTTTTCATCGCTTTTAAAGGCTTGGGCGGTGGCAAATTTCTGCACAGCAATAAGAGGTGTGCTAAGAGCGGTCTAATTGGTTTTTAGTGAATTATTAGCCAATCCAACTTTTCGACTAATATAAACTTGCATGCATGAATATTTTATCCACTTTACAAAGTGTTCAACTTTTTTGATGAATTTTCAATTCGAAGGCTTTGTCTTCACTCACAGCCACCGGCTGGGAATCATTTTTGGGGCCgaaagtttttaaatattcatAAAATTTGAACAGACGAACAGAACTTTGAAATGAAATTAGTCAAATGCACAAAAAGTTCATTTACACTCCATATACTCGTGCGACTCGCCCGGAAGCCCGTACTTACACAGTCCATTGTGCCCGG
The sequence above is a segment of the Drosophila miranda strain MSH22 chromosome 4, D.miranda_PacBio2.1, whole genome shotgun sequence genome. Coding sequences within it:
- the LOC108164202 gene encoding gustatory receptor 23a isoform X2 encodes the protein MFPLSRKQAFARVVLRFLHLALSALGLRSRRHSRPVQWLQFCCWLCWYTAIWALTLHRATRTEDCDLDCVLRYVLLVCETGSHAIIVTNSFLQQDDSDSLECCDPVVGVTVVGLLVPIVGAQYLVCSNLDKFSARVISYYWKTLPSFLGLQFQIIAFIAQVMYVNLRVRLARRQLQALARELACSWPQSKLQAMYLDHQTARLVDLKRRYNELYHLYSRINERFGCSLLIIFIVFFAGFVCNAYWLFIDLRTTPSGLYPILQNLGFIVNVALQMSAACWHCQQSYNLGREIGCLISKLVKPLGSRRYNHLVSEFSLQTLHQRFVVTAKDFFSLNLHLLSSMFAAVVTYLVILIQFMFAERSANAYPG
- the LOC108164202 gene encoding gustatory receptor 23a isoform X1, with amino-acid sequence MNSFECLTRRCLAGVFWLMGLVPLPPSSQPCSLLLSLAIRCCWIVYLVYLLAVGIGFWSVATESVGNVVGTMLFMGSTVLGLLLLLESVLKQKTHGQLEDLRFQSQLQLQRLGRFGRGRQAAYLLPLIGTQFVCDLVRVLISAEVGTMISPVFLISLPLMWLLRLRYVQLVQHVMDLNHRSLQLRRSLLALATGNDLWQPYGVQEWAQLQTLRKTYQRIFECYEVLSDCYGWGMLGLHLATSFEFVTNAYWMLTGLYEEQNLLILTFNGATAVDFGTPIATLSWYGDAGAENGREIGCLISKLVKPLGSRRYNHLVSEFSLQTLHQRFVVTAKDFFSLNLHLLSSMFAAVVTYLVILIQFMFAERSANAYPG